The Syngnathus typhle isolate RoL2023-S1 ecotype Sweden linkage group LG14, RoL_Styp_1.0, whole genome shotgun sequence genome segment CACCATATCTATCATTCCATTTATTCAGTCATCAGTTAAAAATGCCATGATCCAAAGCACATAGTTTATTCGAAATCGATTTAGCCGTGATCAAAAGGAAATGGCGGATGGTGGAGTTGGAATGCAACTGGCTAGTTCTAAACACAGCCACGTTTTCTTTTTGCTGTAAGAGGGTGTgtgcacttgtgcaaccacatcagTTGTCTATTTTGACTTTCCTAGCTATCTTAAAGAAAGATCAGTGTACTGCTCTTTTGTATTATAATGACATCATGGTGCTCACAGCTGCCAGATCCTCCAGGGGACTCTACGCCGTCCCTGTTAAGGAGACGGTTCCCATGGCGACTGAGCCCAGCAGACCACTTGTGACCTTTTGCAGGCGTGATGGGAAAATGCGTTTCGAGTTGTCTGCTGGTGAGAATTTGTTTCTTTATGGATTTTAATAAAATAGTgaagttacttttttttccactttgacaGGTGTTAGTTACTTttgcctttatttttattttatgtttttatttaaaaaaaatacatatgttatttatttttttgccagagCCTTTACAAAAAAACCAAATTAATTTGACCTGTAAGGCAAGCGGATCCATTTGTGTTCTAGCTCTACCCACTCATTCTCTATCCCCAGCTTCCTTCCCTCACGTTGCCTGGCAACCACTGAAGAAGGCTGATGATTAAGAGGAATATGCGTAgctcaaccaaaaaaaaaaaaaagagagaacaaGCGACAACCACAGTGAGTTTAAAAGTTCACGGCACGGTTCAGCCATTTTTCCCGCAGCTTGCTTGTAAACTTGTCAACGGCAATAAAAGCGCTAATGAGCCCATACATCCCCATGAAACTTGCTTCCAGAGAAAAGCTGTCAATTACCCAGCGAGAGCCTTACCTTTTATTTCATCAGCCGTACTGCCCGCATGAACAAATGTGCAATATCAAGTGCGGAACTTAAAGATTAATTATTGTGAGTGCTAATTTGCTCGCGTAACGATACCCTCATTTTTACCCCTTTATTGAAACCTTACCCAGGATCGAAGCCTTATTTTGGTTAGAAAATGTGCAATATTGCATCGCAAAGGATCCAATTAGACTTCCAGATGACTAgtggaaagtcaaattaaaatgatggatggataaatactTCGACTATGATGtggtgtgtgcgcacgtgttgTCGTCAGGCTTGCTTTGGACTCATTACAGCAGAAAAGGAGAAAAGGTCAGGGCAACGGTTGCTAATAGCAACCAGGAAGGCTCCAGttgtgtatgaatgtgtgtgtgtatgtgtgtccaaTGCCTGCCTCTGCCTATTTATAGTGATCAGTCGCCCCCTGCTGTTCCATATTCTCCAGCTTGTGGCGGGAAAAGCTGTCGCCATGCCAACCTAAGAAGGGTGGTGGGCGGCTTGGGAGGGGTGACATTATTTATGAGGCGTTTAAATAGCATCCACCTGCAAGGTCGATAATCAAAGCAACCGCGTTTTGCACACTACATGCTTGTGAGTGATTAGCTCCTCAAAGTGGACCATTGGCGGACTAATGACTGCTGATGTGGGACAGTTTGCACTTTAAGGAGCCACATGTACTCACACGTCTGTTTTGCCAGGGAAAAGTTTCCTAGAGCAAGTAAAAGAAGAATCGAAATAAAATAATGCATCAATAAATGATGAGTTTGTGGACGGAGAGCCTGACCTCAAGTCCATGACGGTTCCTTGGCAGCAGGTAAGACAGCAGGGTCGCAGATGTTCCTCTGGCTGCATGGATGAATGGGCACAACTAATAAGCACAAAATATTAAACGAGTAAAATATCAAAACTAGAAAAAATAGTCCGGCAAAAACAGTTTAtccattacatttttttattcatacatTCGTTCATACATTGCGTTTATGGTTTATTGGGGGTGCTCATACATAATAttgatttttctctctctctctctctataaaatataatatcaccTTTCAGATATAAATCCTCAAGTCATGTTCAAGGCAGTCGGCTGTGTCGGTGGGCACTCCAGTTGTAGAAATCACATTCTGATAATATgactaaaaaaaatgaagattttacaagtcacaagtcagataagAAGTTGAGGGCGGTCTTCTCAAGAAGCAAACACTGTTAAATAAGGGGAGCACGTGTgtgggctgtgacatcatcacacCAGCTCGCTGTGACCATGTGCTGAGTTGAAGCTGTctgtgaagacaaaaaaaataaatccgatTTTTATGTCAAACACATCCAGTTGTTTGAATCATTCAGCATAAATACAATCGTAATTTATACATAGCGAATTAATTTGCCGTGACGTTTTCAAATGGTGGAAATTTAACACTGGTACAACAATACAGGACAACCAccacactgacagcacacagataTAAAAAGCAGACATGTACCAGACAAGTCCAGTGACTTATTTCTGTTTTGGGGCAGTCTAGGCTTTTTCTCTGGGGGTTTGCGATTGGGGGGCTTCTCAATGCCATTGGGGCTGTCCCTGTCCGTGCCTGAGTTGATGGAGGACATGGGTAGAGGAAGACATGGCGCAGCGTTAGCAAGATACAAAATGGTAGACTGACACTTAGACTCGTGGACCGCATCATGAGGCGATACCTGCGTCGCATGACATGGCTTTCCGGTTCCTTTGAGGCTTGATGGGTGCCTGAGGGCGCAATCCTTCTTCACCTGAGTGAgtgaaaggaaaggaaaatatTAACAAATCGACACGACCGTCACATTTATGTCTGACTGAcggtgttgttttgttttcacgcACCTTGACTGGCAGCTCTGTCGGGCAGCCCGTGCGCATGTCTGCCGAACGGAGGGGGCAAAGGTGGAGGGGGCAAGCTTCTCTCCGGAGCCGGCTCTTTCAGGAAACTCACGTACGACGTCGCCTTTGGCTGTTTGAAGCCCATCGGCACAGAAAGTCAACTCGCAAAGTAATTAAGCGCAAGGATATTTGTCGTATACCTTTTCGGGAATCGGCGGAGGTTGAGTCTCCTGGTCTCTTCTTTTTTCCTGGTCCTTCTTGGCCGGTTCCCTCTGAACATCGTCATCTTCTTCTGCAGCAACAGagcaaattgtattttgtattACCTCCAACATAGCAACACTCACAGGCATGAACTTTGACCCCTACAACTACCCTTACCAGGTAGTGTGTCTGAGCTCTCCACCCGATGCCTTTGCCGTAGTTTGGACAAATTGGGTTTGCTACTTTGCGGCGGGGGTTCAGGTTTGGGGGCCGCTCGCCCGCCGTAGCCGCTCCTCCACCCTTCCGGGCAAGAATCGGGACTGACCCGTCTTTCCCCCTGTGAGTCCACCTCGgcgctcacttcctgtttgggcGAGGGCGTCCTGTCCGAGGGGTACGGCGGCAACGGCCTCGGAGTGAAATGATGTCTGTCGGGCTTCCAGACACTTCTGTCCGTCAACTGGGCATCCTGCTGCACGTCCGTCTGCTTGCCTTCCGACCACGAGCGGTCTATCTGCCTGCCGCCCAGCCGCTGTCTCTCCATCTTGCGATCAATCTGCCACTGCGTGTGTCTCTCCGCCGTCCACTGTCTGTCTATTTGTCGGTCCGGGTGTCTGTCGACGGTCCACGCCTCCCCCGGCCTCTCGTCCGAGCGCCGCCTCTCCACGTGCCGCTCGCCCGTCCTGGTGTCCAGCCATATGTCCTCGGCCTGCAGAACCTCGCTGGTCCTCTGCTTGTCGTCCGCCCAATACTTGTCGGCCTCTATCGGCGGATGATCGCCGGGCCCCGCATCTTTTTCGGAGCGCTatcgaaaacaaaaacaactcgGAATAGTTTGAGAAATTACATCAAAGTCTTTGACCCGGTGGCATCAGTACCTCAGTGGGGGAGTAAAAGGGGTGTTTGCTTCCTGCCATCACTGAATACGGAATGCCCGGCATGGGTGGTGGCAGACTCAGAACCAGAGTATTCTTCCCATCGGGTCTATCTCCGGGAGACCCTGCTTTGGCCCTTGGGGGCTGGAGGAGTGTGTACACGTTCTCTGTGGCTGCCCTGAAGACAAAAAACACGAGCATCAAAAGTTAGTCAAACACAGAAATATAAAACGGCACTCGCCAGGAACTGCTGTAGGCCACAACTCACGCCCAGATTCTCACATTGAACTAACCGGACATTCCGACTCCAGCTACCTTGACAGGAATTCTACAGTTTGTCTTTACATtctatttcattattattgtaaAATATAGTTTTACAACTCCGTGCTGGTATTATctattaaaaatgcaaaagaCATAATATGGACAGATATGGTTTCCTGTAGTCATTTTCCGGTAAAGAAAGTGTGATCTGCCGGCTGTCGTCGACATCTGTGTCCTGTGTACACCATAAGTTGCTTGGCATATTGAACAAGATGAGGCACATATTTTTCTGGGTCGTTTCGGGGATTCACAGCCTCCGAGTGTCCTCAAAAGAACCACGAAGATGCGTTTTGGAACACTGCAAAATGCGGAGCAGATGGTATTTTGGTGGCAGCGATGTAAAGCACGACATTAGCGGAATTTGTGTGAGGCGGGACTAATGGGCAAGTGAGAGGGGCTTTTGATACAGTTTGGTATACAAACCCCGATGGTGCCGTAGCAACGGCGTGCTCGCCGTAAAACTCGATGTCCGACTCCTGGTTGGTCTGGTTGCGGTTTCTACGGAAACCGAAGATGGCGAGCACGTTccttctcttcttcctcctcagtgagTGCGTGTTGTGCAAAGAGGAGAGTTGACTGCGGGAGACGATGAAGGTCACAGTTGGCGTGTCAGACAAACTCGCTCCCGTCTGGCACAATTATACCTCGCGTCCTCTGTCAACTCTGTCGGGACCTTGTTGCATTCAACAGCCGCGTGTTTGCGGTTTCTCCTTCTGCTGTTTgactgttgctaggcaacaccTCTTCATATACACAATGGTTTATCTCTGTCAATACCTCTTGCTTTGTTGTTTTATAATCCAATGTAGAATGTCAATAaaatatttgcacattttcttgaGGCAAATTGGTGCATTCTGTTGATTTTGAAATAATAGAAAAGCATTGTGACTTTTTACATATTTTGAAGTGAGGCAGATTTGAAGTTATGTGCCAAAATGATTTTAACAACAGCAATAAGGAAGCACATACCTGTCTGGAAGGACTCTTTTAGTATAGAAATCTGGCAGACCATCATCCAGCGGGCTTATTCCTCCATTTTCACTACACTGCTGAACACAAAGAACATAACACAGAATGTGCTTAGGGGTTACTGCTTGTACTTCAAATCATGATTCCCCATTGGAATGAATGGAAATACTGTTTATCCGTTACAACCCCACATTCAAGTATAGGGTGTGCAAACCTTTGCCACCTCTGGGATTAAAGTATACTTCAAATGGCGAGATAGTAGGAGCGAAAAGCCCCTCACCGTCTCAGCCGGAAGGTATCCTCCTTTGTGCCTGCGCGGAGGTCTCGGGCGGACCCTGGTCACGTGGTGGAGGGGCAGACCCTGCGTGGGCAACTCAGACAGGCCCTCCCAGGAGGCTGAGCGGGACAGAGGTGTGGAATAGGACGGGATGGAAGGGGGCGGCGAGGAGCTGGAGTCGTCGCAGAGACCTGAGGGCGAAGAGAATATAAATGGGTGCGCATGAAATGTGAAAAGTGACCCTAGTTGAGAACGTCCAAACTCAGAAGAACCAAAAATCAACCTctgactgtgaggcagactCGCCATCAATGCAGCCCATGTGTAAACAATCAACTGATGTTTTGATTGTTAATCTTCCCTATCATCAATCAGGGATATTTCCCGAAAGGTCCATTACGGCTCAGCCGCCGCTGAAGAAACCATAAAGTCATCTTTCAGACGGCAATACAGCAAAAAGGAAAAATGGGCTGATCAGAAAGTACTCTAATGGAGCCATTTGTGTCATTGCAGGGGGGATTGGAGGTCTGACGGGAAAAGAAGAGGTAGGGGCGGGATGTGTGGGACTACTCACTCAGCCTGGTGGAGACGGGTCGTATTCGTCTCGTTCTTGAGCTGCGCTTCTTAATGGCTATTGTGTCCTGGAAGGGAAGAAGATACTGAAAGACCGGAGACAGAAACATGACGTCAACACCCGAGAATACAAAGACAGTCCAGGGTAAAAAGAGTGCTTTGGTCAGTgggagtttgaaaagaacaaATCCTCTTTTAAAGGCTTTTTCTGTTGCAGCAAGGTTCTGCAGGAATTTAAACGGAGAGCTAAATATAGAATGTTGACAGATTGCAGCTGAGATCCTTCAGGGTGACGGATACAGAGATATTTGAGGTCTTTAAATTGTTAGCAAAGGCTTGCAGAGAAGTTTCTTATCAAAGTGAGGACAAAGGGGCTGAAGACGGAACCTTGAGGAACTCCCCTCAAGACAACAATAGTAATAAACGAACCGACACATAATTGGGTGGGCATGAAAACAGGCTGCACAAAGAAGTCTCGATGTCTGAAACGGAACAGGAAGTCAGCCGCTTTGCTTTTGCTGGGTGAAACTCAGATCTTAGACCCGGTGACACGGAACTAGATCCCTGCGGTTCTCCTCACAGCGTACCCTCACTTACTATACTGGTGCCGAGCTCCTCCTCAGTGATGTCCAGAGAGTCTCTGTGTCTGTTGAACCTCCAGCCAGTCCCGTCTTCGCACGAGCCATCCCAGCGTTTCAGATGAGACACCTGCCGGGTCTGGGACAGGGAGTCCACTTCAAGGATGGACATTTGACCGCTCAAGGCACACGTGAATGTCGACAACGTCGGATTTACCAGCGTCTTGTGGGTGGCGTAGAGTTCCTGCAGGATTTGGTCCACGATGGAGTTGGTGAGATAAGATACCACGGACAGCTTGACTTCTCTACGGAAGGAAAATCGATTTCTTTAAACTACATACCCGGCTGGggaaagaaaatagaaaatcaGTAGTTTGCCCGAATCACGGAAGAGTTACTCTAAGGCTCGGTGGACGTCCTGCGCTGCTCTTTCCATCAGGGCGGTGCGAATGGTGGCGCGAGGTACGGACACGCGGTCCGAGACGGACGAGAGCGGCGGGGACAGTCGCTCCGCCGCGGCGGACGACAGAGGACAGAGCTCACGGCAGAGCGACACCATTGAATCAACGATCACCTGTGCAAGAGCAGCCTTCCGTCACCTAAGGAACACTTATGGCCTGAATCGGAATTGGGCGCTTGGACGAGCAATGCAAACAACCTGAAGCTCTTTGTCGGCGGCTTTGGCAAGCTCGCCAGCCAGTGAGTCCAAACGTTGTCGCACCGGCCCGTCCACGGATAGCACGTGCGCCAGCTCGCACAGGGAAGGGTACAGCTTGGagtgtgcaaaaacaaaacatgctttCAGCTTTACTGCCCCGCACTTGAAGAGTTGAGTGGCTCACCGCGCGGGAATTCCTGGCCTCCTTTAGCACTTGCTTGGCCGCTTGAATATCCTCCGCTTCACCGACGCCTCGTAGCAGGCACACCTGCTGCTGAACGCGTGCACATAGACGCTCCATCACCTTGGAAACGGAAAAAATGTTTCACATGAGATCGAGGCCACCGGCTGTCAAAACAGCAGCGCTACCTGCTCTGCGGTGCTGGTGACGAGGCCTTGATGCAGCCGGAGAGCCTGACGCTGGGAGAACCGCTGAGTCTGGTTGTTCCTTACCAGAGCTCGCTGGATCTATGCAGGAAGTCAAGATTTCTCCACCAAGCCCAAAAACAACACCACCACGCTGCACCTACCTTGGTCAGTGCCTGCTCTGTCCTCTCGGGGGCGCTACGGTATGCCTGACTGATGTCGCTCAGGGGGAGAGGCATGTACTGCAGGGTGAAATTACTTAAGAAGAGGAGAGAAAACGTGGCAGTGAGTTGGACACTTTTGCTAACCACTTTTCCACGGCTGCCTCCATATTTGAGGGTGAGCTCAGTTCAGTATGGCCACTGGACAAGCCCATCCCATAATAACCCCTCATGAGAGCGAGTGAGTAATACCCTCTTCAACCATGTCCTACTTGGCCTGAAGAGACGGCTGAACATTTTAAGATAGCCACGAGGAAAACATCAATTCGCCAAGCTCGTGTTGCCATTTTCAACGACGTTGGCACTGCAGGTCTTACAGAGCAAACTACATCTGACGGGATAACGCCTTACGAAAATGCGGGTGAACAACTACATACTCGTTTTCccagatgatgataataataaaattataatattaataaaataatagtaaaaaaaTGCTATTATTATCAATAATtaattatgtaaataaataataaatataaataattataataaaaataataatagtaataatgacaataataataacaatgacaataataataataacaataataacctCAAAAGACAATCTTATGCTCTTACTGTTCGAGTGCTCTGGCCACGTCAAGAAATCCTGCTGCGGAGGTACTGTTGCGATCCCATGTCACGCTCCTGCAGTGAGCACATGGGTGAACGTTTGCCGACAAATTTTCCACCCCATCTAACCGCTACCTGTAACCACCTCCGACCTTCCCAAAACCACAAGCTTACCGAAGCGTGGTGTTAATCTGCAGGGCTTTGCTCAGCATCTTGGCGCCAATGTCGTCCATGTTGTTGCCGCTCAGATCCACCTTCCTCAGGCAGGTGTTGCTCCCCAGGGCGTTGACCAGAACCGTACCCCGGGAACGGAGGCGCGAGTCGGTCAGCGACAAGGTCTGCAGGGcctggagagagacaaaggaagCGTGTTTCCATGTGGTTTGATACACTGGACGTATGAATTATTGATTATACATGCATGTGAAGATGGTGGAACACAAGGCAAACAGGGAGACAGAAATAATTCATGTTTCTGGGAAACGTAGTGTGAACAGGATTTCTCTTTCACTCTCGAGCTGTAGTGAAGTCTGTAGAAGAGCATTTGGATAGATCATCCTGTCCTCACTCACACATTCCTCTTCTTGTATGAGCTGCACCAACTTCTGCAGGACTTCGTCCAAAACCCTGCGGATGTAAAGACGTGAAGACAGACAGAATGAGCCGAGGATAATTATCGTAATTTAGCTGCAGCTGCATAGCGGGTGAGAAGCCGACGGCGTCTGAAAAGTGAACTAGAGTCAACAGAGCTGTTGATTCCAGCTGGCACATGCCgtgtttgagattttttttttctttgagccgCAAATAACTACAATAAAAGCGTGACGCGGATCACCTGTTTTTGATGTTGAAGTTCTTGCCGAGATGAAGGTGTTTCAGCGAGTGGTGTCGGGAAAGGGCGGGCAGAACCGTGAGCAAGTCGGCATCCAAACCTGTCGACACGAGAACATCTCAAAAGTCGCCCCGGGGACAATCTTGACAAAACCAGACAAGGTCAAAGCAGGATGGGAAGGGCAGGGTACAATATGTCACCCTGTGTCACCGTACCGTTGTCTGAGATGTCCAGAGTGGCGATGGAAAAGACTCTGGGGAAGAGCTCCTGCAGGACGGCAGCGCCGGCACATCGAAGCTGGAGGATGGTAAGAAAAGGCAAACAAGCTCAAGATTGCAGAAGAACCGTCGTATTCTGGATCTGTTCTCACCTCACAGCCACTGATGTCCAGATGAAGGTCACTGATATGAGGGTTGGAGGTTAAGCCCAATAGCAGAGCCCTGTTGACCCAGACAATTGTTCTTTGCAAGTTTTAGAAGCTCAAGTGAGAACAAGTGTTAGGGAAAATGGAGGGGGGTACCTGAAGACGTCAGGGGGGAGTTTCATGGCGGCCAGGCTGACGTGGGTGAGGCTGAAGGCGGAGCTGAAGAACTGACGGAACAACGGCAGCGTGTCCTTCCCTTTTCTgctaggtatatatatatataaaaaaacagtAAGAGTAGGGAAAGAGAAAGCAAGATGGATGAGATGAGGCGAGAGTGGCCACATAGACAAGCGTCGACGCTCTTGAAATGCTGAGCGCAGAGTACGGTCATCGCATACAAAAGAAAGCGATGACTGATGGCCCCACTTAAGTATTCATACACAATGAGAGCTCTCAAATCCATCCGTGAAGCGCAAACAGTGAGTTCTGCCAAAAAATACTACACAGCCGGAGAGTTTAATTCATTCTACGACCAAGATCGCCACTCGGCTTTCTCATATTAGAAACCAAATCGTGTTTCCCCTTTGAAATGAACTAAAGTggcattaatccgttccagacGCTCAAAATATCTTGGTTTACATTTGAAATGAAGAATAATAACACTGTTTAGAATTCTAAAATGTAAATGTGGTGTAATTAAGACAATTTGGAGGCCAGGTTCTAGCCCTTTGCACAGGACTGACCTGTTTGAGAAGGAATTTTTAGAAAGATTGAGAAAGGAGAGATCAGCGCAACAGCCCCTCAGTAGAGCCCCGAATAGCTGCCGGGCACAGAGTGGAAAGGGTTAAATCCGAGCAAAGGAAGGACACGCAGCTTTGGACGGTTGAAGCCTTACTGAGTCCACAGAGCAATCTGTACCCGACAGATCCAGATGCACCAGGCAGTTGGGCTGCGACAAGAACAGATACAAGCTctgcaaagacagaaagaagAGACGTCAAGGAGAAATGGCTCCATTTAAGAAAATGCATGGGGCTTCCTGACCGAGGCGTCGTCCCCGGACAGGACGCCGGGGTTCTTGCTCAGGTCCAGGTGCAGAAGCGAGTTGGAGTATTTGTCACTGGAGTTGAGCGCCATAGAAAGCGACACCACGCCTAGATGGAGAAAAGGTGAATTGGTCGAACGTTATATGAATTTTAGAACGAATCAAAAATGGCGGGGAAATCCGACAACCTTTTGAGGTGAGCGAGGTCTTGGAGAGGTTGAGGAGACGCAGACCCTTGCTGAGGTGGCACATTTGCTGGATCAGACTGGCCACGCCTGTATAAATGTTACAAAAGTGGCAATATATTCCGACAAAACAAGTCAAGAGTGAAATAGCGAGTCGTTTCTGAACATTTGAACATCGCCTCCTGTTCAGCCAAGTCGCTCTCACATTAACACTAGCAGTCACAGTCACACGCCGGCGACCAAGGCATCCATGCGTGGTGGCAGTCGACTCATCAGGAGCAATTAGCGCTTGGGCGTCTCG includes the following:
- the LOC133166786 gene encoding capping protein, Arp2/3 and myosin-I linker protein 3-like isoform X1 → MAAREITVFGFASVNKDITDSIKKIIEKSTIKFICGIKLDTKSGKTEDRILVLATWRLYFLAPKIPAKVETTFNFLEIRALNSHPDHQVIIDTDKSTCCLRFESRDHLNHVVSHINHALSRIFNNSVFAPSICHSDSDLSEGSRKYSPSSETSVETQRACGGFSETYAALCDYNGISCKEEVQWDVDTIYHSQDNREFNLLDFSHLESRDLAVIVASVAYNTWFTKLYCKDLRLGSEVTEQVLHTVSKSSSLEEITLENVGLKSDFPQKMSAALSENPTAVIHSLNLAHNSLDNQGVASLIQQMCHLSKGLRLLNLSKTSLTSKGVVSLSMALNSSDKYSNSLLHLDLSKNPGVLSGDDASSLYLFLSQPNCLVHLDLSGTDCSVDSLFGALLRGCCADLSFLNLSKNSFSNSRKGKDTLPLFRQFFSSAFSLTHVSLAAMKLPPDVFRALLLGLTSNPHISDLHLDISGCELRCAGAAVLQELFPRVFSIATLDISDNGLDADLLTVLPALSRHHSLKHLHLGKNFNIKNRVLDEVLQKLVQLIQEEECALQTLSLTDSRLRSRGTVLVNALGSNTCLRKVDLSGNNMDDIGAKMLSKALQINTTLRSVTWDRNSTSAAGFLDVARALEHNFTLQYMPLPLSDISQAYRSAPERTEQALTKIQRALVRNNQTQRFSQRQALRLHQGLVTSTAEQVMERLCARVQQQVCLLRGVGEAEDIQAAKQVLKEARNSRALYPSLCELAHVLSVDGPVRQRLDSLAGELAKAADKELQVIVDSMVSLCRELCPLSSAAAERLSPPLSSVSDRVSVPRATIRTALMERAAQDVHRALEEVKLSVVSYLTNSIVDQILQELYATHKTLTRQVSHLKRWDGSCEDGTGWRFNRHRDSLDITEEELGTSIDTIAIKKRSSRTRRIRPVSTRLSLCDDSSSSPPPSIPSYSTPLSRSASWEGLSELPTQGLPLHHVTRVRPRPPRRHKGGYLPAETQCSENGGISPLDDGLPDFYTKRVLPDSQLSSLHNTHSLRRKKRRNVLAIFGFRRNRNQTNQESDIEFYGEHAVATAPSGAATENVYTLLQPPRAKAGSPGDRPDGKNTLVLSLPPPMPGIPYSVMAGSKHPFYSPTERSEKDAGPGDHPPIEADKYWADDKQRTSEVLQAEDIWLDTRTGERHVERRRSDERPGEAWTVDRHPDRQIDRQWTAERHTQWQIDRKMERQRLGGRQIDRSWSEGKQTDVQQDAQLTDRSVWKPDRHHFTPRPLPPYPSDRTPSPKQEVSAEVDSQGERRVSPDSCPEGWRSGYGGRAAPKPEPPPQSSKPNLSKLRQRHRVESSDTLPEEDDDVQREPAKKDQEKRRDQETQPPPIPEKPKATSYVSFLKEPAPERSLPPPPLPPPFGRHAHGLPDRAASQGEEGLRPQAPIKPQRNRKAMSCDAGTDRDSPNGIEKPPNRKPPEKKPRLPQNRNKSLDLSDSFNSAHGHSELV
- the LOC133166786 gene encoding capping protein, Arp2/3 and myosin-I linker protein 3-like isoform X2, which produces MAAREITVFGFASVNKDITDSIKKIIEKSTIKFICGIKLDTKSGKTEDRILVLATWRLYFLAPKIPAKVETTFNFLEIRALNSHPDHQVIIDTDKSTCCLRFESRDHLNHVVSHINHALSRIFNNSVFAPSICHSDSDLSEGSRKYSPSSETSVETQRACGGFSETYAALCDYNGISCKEEVQWDVDTIYHSQDNREFNLLDFSHLESRDLAVIVASVAYNTWFTKLYCKDLRLGSEVTEQVLHTVSKSSSLEEITLENVGLKSDFPQKMSAALSENPTAVIHSLNLAHNSLDNQGVASLIQQMCHLSKGLRLLNLSKTSLTSKGVVSLSMALNSSDKYSNSLLHLDLSKNPGVLSGDDASSLYLFLSQPNCLVHLDLSGTDCSVDSLFGALLRGCCADLSFLNLSKNSFSNRKGKDTLPLFRQFFSSAFSLTHVSLAAMKLPPDVFRALLLGLTSNPHISDLHLDISGCELRCAGAAVLQELFPRVFSIATLDISDNGLDADLLTVLPALSRHHSLKHLHLGKNFNIKNRVLDEVLQKLVQLIQEEECALQTLSLTDSRLRSRGTVLVNALGSNTCLRKVDLSGNNMDDIGAKMLSKALQINTTLRSVTWDRNSTSAAGFLDVARALEHNFTLQYMPLPLSDISQAYRSAPERTEQALTKIQRALVRNNQTQRFSQRQALRLHQGLVTSTAEQVMERLCARVQQQVCLLRGVGEAEDIQAAKQVLKEARNSRALYPSLCELAHVLSVDGPVRQRLDSLAGELAKAADKELQVIVDSMVSLCRELCPLSSAAAERLSPPLSSVSDRVSVPRATIRTALMERAAQDVHRALEEVKLSVVSYLTNSIVDQILQELYATHKTLTRQVSHLKRWDGSCEDGTGWRFNRHRDSLDITEEELGTSIDTIAIKKRSSRTRRIRPVSTRLSLCDDSSSSPPPSIPSYSTPLSRSASWEGLSELPTQGLPLHHVTRVRPRPPRRHKGGYLPAETQCSENGGISPLDDGLPDFYTKRVLPDSQLSSLHNTHSLRRKKRRNVLAIFGFRRNRNQTNQESDIEFYGEHAVATAPSGAATENVYTLLQPPRAKAGSPGDRPDGKNTLVLSLPPPMPGIPYSVMAGSKHPFYSPTERSEKDAGPGDHPPIEADKYWADDKQRTSEVLQAEDIWLDTRTGERHVERRRSDERPGEAWTVDRHPDRQIDRQWTAERHTQWQIDRKMERQRLGGRQIDRSWSEGKQTDVQQDAQLTDRSVWKPDRHHFTPRPLPPYPSDRTPSPKQEVSAEVDSQGERRVSPDSCPEGWRSGYGGRAAPKPEPPPQSSKPNLSKLRQRHRVESSDTLPEEDDDVQREPAKKDQEKRRDQETQPPPIPEKPKATSYVSFLKEPAPERSLPPPPLPPPFGRHAHGLPDRAASQGEEGLRPQAPIKPQRNRKAMSCDAGTDRDSPNGIEKPPNRKPPEKKPRLPQNRNKSLDLSDSFNSAHGHSELV
- the LOC133166786 gene encoding capping protein, Arp2/3 and myosin-I linker protein 3-like isoform X3 codes for the protein MAAREITVFGFASVNKDITDSIKKIIEKSTIKFICGIKLDTKSGKTEDRILVLATWRLYFLAPKIPAKVETTFNFLEIRALNSHPDHQVIIDTDKSTCCLRFESRDHLNHVVSHINHALSRIFNNSVFAPSICHSDSDLSEGSRKYSPSSETSVETQRACGGFSETYAALCDYNGISCKEEVQWDVDTIYHSQDNREFNLLDFSHLESRDLAVIVASVAYNTWFTKLYCKDLRLGSEVTEQVLHTVSKSSSLEEITLENVGLKSDFPQKMSAALSENPTAVIHSLNLAHNSLDNQGVASLIQQMCHLSKGLRLLNLSKTSLTSKGVVSLSMALNSSDKYSNSLLHLDLSKNPGVLSGDDASSLYLFLSQPNCLVHLDLSGTDCSVDSLFGALLRGCCADLSFLNLSKNSFSNSRKGKDTLPLFRQFFSSAFSLTHVSLAAMKLPPDVFRALLLGLTSNPHISDLHLDISGCELRCAGAAVLQELFPRVFSIATLDISDNGLDADLLTVLPALSRHHSLKHLHLGKNFNIKNRVLDEVLQKLVQLIQEEECALQTLSLTDSRLRSRGTVLVNALGSNTCLRKVDLSGNNMDDIGAKMLSKALQINTTLRSVTWDRNSTSAAGFLDVARALEHNFTLQYMPLPLSDISQAYRSAPERTEQALTKIQRALVRNNQTQRFSQRQALRLHQGLVTSTAEQVMERLCARVQQQVCLLRGVGEAEDIQAAKQVLKEARNSRALYPSLCELAHVLSVDGPVRQRLDSLAGELAKAADKELQVIVDSMVSLCRELCPLSSAAAERLSPPLSSVSDRVSVPRATIRTALMERAAQDVHRALEEVKLSVVSYLTNSIVDQILQELYATHKTLTRQVSHLKRWDGSCEDGTGWRFNRHRDSLDITEEELGTSIDTIAIKKRSSRTRRIRPVSTRLSLCDDSSSSPPPSIPSYSTPLSRSASWEGLSELPTQGLPLHHVTRVRPRPPRRHKGGYLPAETCSENGGISPLDDGLPDFYTKRVLPDSQLSSLHNTHSLRRKKRRNVLAIFGFRRNRNQTNQESDIEFYGEHAVATAPSGAATENVYTLLQPPRAKAGSPGDRPDGKNTLVLSLPPPMPGIPYSVMAGSKHPFYSPTERSEKDAGPGDHPPIEADKYWADDKQRTSEVLQAEDIWLDTRTGERHVERRRSDERPGEAWTVDRHPDRQIDRQWTAERHTQWQIDRKMERQRLGGRQIDRSWSEGKQTDVQQDAQLTDRSVWKPDRHHFTPRPLPPYPSDRTPSPKQEVSAEVDSQGERRVSPDSCPEGWRSGYGGRAAPKPEPPPQSSKPNLSKLRQRHRVESSDTLPEEDDDVQREPAKKDQEKRRDQETQPPPIPEKPKATSYVSFLKEPAPERSLPPPPLPPPFGRHAHGLPDRAASQGEEGLRPQAPIKPQRNRKAMSCDAGTDRDSPNGIEKPPNRKPPEKKPRLPQNRNKSLDLSDSFNSAHGHSELV